The following are encoded together in the Vigna unguiculata cultivar IT97K-499-35 chromosome 2, ASM411807v1, whole genome shotgun sequence genome:
- the LOC114173136 gene encoding uncharacterized protein At1g76070-like isoform X2 has translation MEKLFQMRNNFLKFLTKQPATLVVAFQNPTPSPCRSPARMVSIIPREARRKRRGESFSTREPTSPKVSCMGQVQCKKKRKARKQKQAQTQTQAQKDSTKTVDSVGELKKIVLWIRKGSDEGQKQKVLEEKRVEAPSLNTMKKFASGRGSLYDFDVTIAER, from the coding sequence ATGGAGAAACTGTTTCAGATGAGAAACAATTTCCTCAAGTTTCTGACAAAACAACCTGCGACTTTGGTAGTAGCGTTTCAGAACCCAACTCCTAGTCCTTGTCGATCGCCGGCACGAATGGTTTCGATAATTCCCCGGGAAGCCCGAAGGAAGCGCCGAGGCGAGAGCTTTAGCACGAGAGAGCCCACTTCTCCCAAAGTATCGTGCATGGGCCAAGTTCAGTGCAAGAAGAAGAGGAAGGCCCGGAAACAGAAACAGGCCCAGACCCAGACCCAGGCCCAGAAGGATTCAACAAAAACCGTTGACTCTGTTGGTGAATTGAAGAAGATTGTGCTTTGGATTCGGAAGGGAAGTGATGAGGGGCAAAAGCAAAAGGTTTTGGAAGAGAAGAGAGTGGAAGCTCCATCGTTGAATACAATGAAGAAATTTGCCAGTGGGAGAGGATCCTTGTATGATTT